AATGAAGCTTATAAACTAATGAAAGATAAAAAATCAAGCGGCAGAATAATGATAAAATTCTGATATTATTTTTTCGAAAGATCTAATTTATACTTGTATTTCTTTTCCATGGGGGCATTTCTTAGGGTTTCCAAGGGCATTGGATATTTTCTTTGCATCGTCATAATCGACAAGAAAGTCAAAATTTCCAATCTTTTTGCAGGCCTCATCGGCATCTATGCCGCTCCTGGAATAAAGAACTTCAAGAGTTCTATGAACCGTTACTATTCTTTTATACTCTTCTTCACCGTCGATCGTTAAAGCGATCATCCCCCTATCCTTCTTTATAAGGCCCTTCTCCTCTAGCCTATTTAAAATTTCAAGAACAGATGGAGGCTTAATATTCATCATTCCGGAAAGGTCCTTGAGCCTTACAGGGAACACGCTATTCTTGAACTCTTTTATCATGATAAGGCAGTCTCTCTCCTTTTTAGTTATTGTCTTCATACTATATTAGTATTAATCTAACTTATTTAATAGTTTCTAATGAATGGCAATGTTCAAAAAAAATTTATCAAAAACTTTAAGCCATTAACTATTTACACTAACCGATAGGTATGGAAGAACTCATCTGCAACATAGAATTTTCAAAGGAATCTGACACTGAGTATGTGGCAAAACTCAGGACAGAGATGGGAGGATTAAGGGAGTACACAGGAAGGACATTTGAAGACGTCCTGAATCAAGTCATAATAGAACTAGAAGAAGAGTTCTCGTAGGCCCAACAATTAATTTACAGAATCTTCAATTTTTCAAACTTTTGTTATTGAGCACAACATTTCTACGAGAGCTCAATGTTATAACAGGATTCAATAATTTCCGTTTCGCCTGAAAAGTAATAACTTTTGAATTAAGCAATAAACAATTTTAATATACCGATTTGACAATGTGGGATTATGGATAACAGCAGCGGTATAATACTCAGGGTTGCCGAGGCAAACTCAACAGATCCAGGCATGTCTAGGGTTAGGCTTGATGAATCGTCTAGGCGCCTGCTCGATGCCGAGATCGGCGATGTAGTAGAGATCGAGAAGGCCAGAAAAACTGTAGGCAGGGTATACAGGGCCAGGCCGGAGGACGAGAACAAGGGGATAGTAAGGATAGACAGTGTAATGAGGAATAACTGCGGCGCTTCCATAGGGGATAAGGTAAGGGTCAGAAAAGTAAGGACAGAGATAGCCAAGAAAGTAACGCTTGCACCCATAATACGTAAAGATCAACGCTTAAAATTTGGCGAAGGCATAGAGGAATACGTCCAAAGGGCGCTTATAAGAAGGCCAATGCTCGAACAGGACAACATAAGCGTCCCAGGTTTAACGCTTGCAGGCCAAACCGGACTTTTATTTAAGGTTGTAAAAACTATGCCTGGCAAGGTACCAGTTGAAATCGGAGAAGAGACAAAGATAGAGATAAGGGAGGAACCTGCCTCTGAAGTATTGGAGGAGGTATCTAGGGTTAGTTATGAAGATATAGGAGGTCTCTCAGAACAGCTGGGCAAGATCAGGGAGATGATCGAGCTTCCATTAAAGCATCCTGAACTATTCGAAAGGCTGGGCATTACACCTCCAAAGGGTGTTATACTATATGGGCCTCCTGGAACTGGAAAAACCCTTATTGCTAGAGCTGTTGCAAATGAATCTGGGGCCAATTTCCTGTCCATAAACGGACCGGAGATAATGAGTAAGTACTATGGGCAGAGCGAGCAAAAGCTGAGAGAGATATTCTCAAAGGCAGAAGAAACAGCCCCATCTATAATATTCATAGATGAAATAGATTCGATTGCACCCAAGAGGGAAGAGGTACAGGGGGAGGTCGAAAGAAGAGTAGTTGCACAACTCCTTACTTTGATGGACGGTATGAAGGAACGCGGTCACGTAATAGTCATAGGTGCAACCAACAGGATAGACGCAGTGGATCCAGCGCTGAGAAGGCCAGGAAGGTTCGACAGAGAGATCGAAATAGGAGTTCCAGACCGCAATGGCAGAAAGGAAATCTTAATGATACATACCAGAAACATGCCTCTAGGCATGGACGAGGAGCAGAAAAACAAGTTCCTTGAGGAAATGGCTGACTACACCTATGGATTTGTAGGAGCTGATCTTGCCGCCCTCGTAAGGGAGAGTGCAATGAACGCCCTAAGGAGGTATCTACCGGAAATCGACCTAGATAAGCCGATACCTACAGAAATATTGGAAAAAATGGTTGTTACTGAAGAAGACTTTAAGAATGCATTGAAGAACATTGAACCAAGCAGCCTCAGAGAGGTAATGGTCGAAGTGCCTAACGTACACTGGGATGACATAGGCGGTCTCGAAGATGTTAAGAGGGAGGTAAAGGAAACTGTAGAATTGCCGCTTCTAAAGCCAGATGTGTTTAAGAGATTAGGAATAAGGCCGTCGAAAGGTTTCTTGTTATACGGTCCGCCCGGAGTTGGAAAGACGCTGTTGGCCAAGGCGGTTGCCACAGAGAGCAACGCTAACTTTATATCTATTAAGGGCCCGGAGGTATTAAGCAAGTGGGTAGGAGAGAGCGAGAAGGCTATAAGGGAAATATTCAAGAAAGCAAAGCAAGTCGCCCCTGCTATAGTATTCCTCGATGAAATAGATTCTATAGCGCCAAGGAGAGGTACGACAAGCGACTCAGGCGTCACTGAAAGGATAGTTAATCAACTCCTAACATCGCTCGATGGCATAGAGGTTATGAACGGAGTTGTAGCCATTGGGGCCACGAATAGGCCGGATATAATGGATCCAGCACTGCTTAGGGCTGGAAGATTTGATAAACTTATCTACATACCGCCACCGGACAAGGACGCACGCCTCAGCATATTAAAGGTACATACCAAAAATATGCCGCTCGCGCCGGATGTCGATCTGGACAGCATTGCCCAAAGGACAGAGGGCTACGTGGGTGCAGACCTTGAGAACCTATGCAGGGAAGCAGGTATGAATGCCTATCGAGAGAACCCAGATGCAACTCAGGTTTCACAGAAGAACTTTATTGATGCCCTTAAGACTATAAGGCCATCCATAGATGAAGAAGTAATAAAGTTCTACAAGAGCATCAGCGAAACCATGGGCAAATCGGTATCGGAAAAGAGGAAGGAGCTTCAGGATCAGGGACTGTATCTGTGATTGCTTCACCGTAAAAATCTCTAAGAAAAATACTAATAATAAATTTCTATATATTATATTGAAGATGATGGACTTTTATTCTAGGCTAATAGAAAAACCAGTCATGTCAAGTTCTGGAGAAATTATAGGGCATGTTAAAAATTTTAGCATAGACGAGAAATGGAATATCGTAACTATGATCGCTTCTCCAGCCAGCAAAAAATATGAAAATCTTCCCACTGATGATGATGGCAATTTCCTAATACCTATGGCGAACGTGAACGTAGGGAAGGACGCCATAGTAGTAATGAACATAGAATCAATTAAGAGGTCTGTGAAGCAGGACCAAGGGATTGACCCGCAATGGTTCCATCAGTAACTATATCGACAAGCTTAACATATTTTATGTATGGCGACGGGTTCCCTGGCTGACTCGTTATGGTTATCACCGTTAAGGCAGAAAGATAATCCGGCCCATGGACGGTAATTGCCCAGTCAGAAATGTATATAGTTCCAGGTGACAATGCCGCTTCCGTCACGTTCCCGTCCAGTGATATTATTTCAAGTTTTACATCTGTGAGTGAAACATTAGCATTGACGCTCGACACATATATAGAATAAATGCTGTCGGGAGATGTTGAGGAAGTTTCATTAGTTATGGTTATCGAAGCTGTTGGAGTTGGTGAAGATATTAGCGAAACGTAACCACCGAGAAGCGAATATAGAGTAGCAGCTAAGACTATTGTTATAGCGA
This genomic stretch from Thermoplasma volcanium GSS1 harbors:
- a CDS encoding metal-dependent transcriptional regulator, producing MKTITKKERDCLIMIKEFKNSVFPVRLKDLSGMMNIKPPSVLEILNRLEEKGLIKKDRGMIALTIDGEEEYKRIVTVHRTLEVLYSRSGIDADEACKKIGNFDFLVDYDDAKKISNALGNPKKCPHGKEIQV
- the vat gene encoding VCP-like ATPase, which translates into the protein MDNSSGIILRVAEANSTDPGMSRVRLDESSRRLLDAEIGDVVEIEKARKTVGRVYRARPEDENKGIVRIDSVMRNNCGASIGDKVRVRKVRTEIAKKVTLAPIIRKDQRLKFGEGIEEYVQRALIRRPMLEQDNISVPGLTLAGQTGLLFKVVKTMPGKVPVEIGEETKIEIREEPASEVLEEVSRVSYEDIGGLSEQLGKIREMIELPLKHPELFERLGITPPKGVILYGPPGTGKTLIARAVANESGANFLSINGPEIMSKYYGQSEQKLREIFSKAEETAPSIIFIDEIDSIAPKREEVQGEVERRVVAQLLTLMDGMKERGHVIVIGATNRIDAVDPALRRPGRFDREIEIGVPDRNGRKEILMIHTRNMPLGMDEEQKNKFLEEMADYTYGFVGADLAALVRESAMNALRRYLPEIDLDKPIPTEILEKMVVTEEDFKNALKNIEPSSLREVMVEVPNVHWDDIGGLEDVKREVKETVELPLLKPDVFKRLGIRPSKGFLLYGPPGVGKTLLAKAVATESNANFISIKGPEVLSKWVGESEKAIREIFKKAKQVAPAIVFLDEIDSIAPRRGTTSDSGVTERIVNQLLTSLDGIEVMNGVVAIGATNRPDIMDPALLRAGRFDKLIYIPPPDKDARLSILKVHTKNMPLAPDVDLDSIAQRTEGYVGADLENLCREAGMNAYRENPDATQVSQKNFIDALKTIRPSIDEEVIKFYKSISETMGKSVSEKRKELQDQGLYL
- a CDS encoding PRC-barrel domain-containing protein; the protein is MMDFYSRLIEKPVMSSSGEIIGHVKNFSIDEKWNIVTMIASPASKKYENLPTDDDGNFLIPMANVNVGKDAIVVMNIESIKRSVKQDQGIDPQWFHQ
- a CDS encoding archaellin/type IV pilin N-terminal domain-containing protein, encoding MKLNRQDEAVSPIIATILLIAITIVLAATLYSLLGGYVSLISSPTPTASITITNETSSTSPDSIYSIYVSSVNANVSLTDVKLEIISLDGNVTEAALSPGTIYISDWAITVHGPDYLSALTVITITSQPGNPSPYIKYVKLVDIVTDGTIAGQSLGPASQTS